From a region of the Paenibacillus sp. R14(2021) genome:
- a CDS encoding TVP38/TMEM64 family protein, with product MSRLIDWLSSLDEAKLQELLQRYEQLGPLPGIALTFMKSFVPPLPTIVIVGGNAAAYGLWLGFLYSWIGLVAGCMLTFLIVRRIGSSRWVDRWSRKPAVRRSMGWIRRNAFGYVFVLSLFPVGPFVVINVAAALARMRLRSFLIAVSLGKAIMAFSVSLIGHDVTRFMERPAELLYVAAFVAVSFWLCKKVEAKFMQEPATEEVEQPS from the coding sequence GTGAGCCGCCTCATAGACTGGCTCTCATCGCTGGATGAGGCCAAGCTCCAGGAGCTGCTGCAGCGTTATGAGCAGCTCGGGCCCCTGCCGGGCATCGCGCTCACGTTCATGAAGTCGTTCGTGCCGCCGCTTCCGACGATCGTCATCGTAGGCGGCAACGCGGCGGCTTACGGCCTTTGGCTTGGCTTTCTCTATTCCTGGATCGGATTGGTCGCCGGCTGCATGCTGACCTTCCTGATCGTTCGCCGGATCGGTTCGTCGCGGTGGGTGGACCGCTGGTCGCGCAAGCCGGCTGTTCGCCGCAGCATGGGCTGGATTCGGCGCAATGCATTCGGATATGTCTTCGTGCTGAGTCTGTTCCCCGTCGGTCCGTTCGTCGTCATTAATGTCGCCGCGGCGCTTGCCCGCATGCGTCTGCGCTCCTTCCTGATCGCCGTTTCGCTCGGCAAAGCGATTATGGCGTTCTCCGTCTCGCTGATCGGCCACGACGTGACGAGATTTATGGAGCGGCCTGCGGAGCTGCTCTACGTGGCGGCGTTCGTCGCTGTCTCGTTCTGGCTGTGCAAGAAGGTGGAAGCGAAGTTTATGCAGGAGCCCGCAACCGAAGAGGTTGAACAGCCGTCATAG
- a CDS encoding copper amine oxidase N-terminal domain-containing protein produces MNSSRKFRRLAIYGIAGTMLLTSGMPAATAAPQAAAAAPAAAPISVILDRQPLKLAVPPVIIRGNLMFPAKAVFDALGIRFQMGAGGLVAVNGSTRVEGKLNSNKAVKGKQTFQLSSAPVIQDGRTYVAAKFVSLVLDKDVFYNSAKKQVTIGYTEAQMAGFQRLLFEAARSGDVATLEVMISRGVDVNKKLFSIFLDNTALDYAILFDHADAARVLLEHGATYDHQRVFQVLLHRNERLMDVLLAHGLNPNMPLDNLSGSLLAVACGNIWSMNPDNSVTIIHPSVPIVTLLLDHGGDPSQDNSLSNAVQASSYEVIQLLLQHGAEPYRKDSLGNTPYEKARWGGISSWLTLGANPNIPHLSILDAKGKIITDGSISLQAVNQTDFNTYFYRWSGETAYLEVPDGDYKLLNVARWGSSYLFADTVIHIEQGKTTEPAIQLPEANVTFTIDNAGADQKSGFIDVQNEKGTMSTGVEVADGQFGLSLPPGTYKLGRYRLQQTEYELIGDTTITVSEDGEQQKLTVNIP; encoded by the coding sequence ATGAATTCAAGCCGCAAATTTCGTCGATTGGCCATCTATGGTATAGCGGGCACGATGCTGTTAACTTCGGGAATGCCGGCTGCAACGGCCGCGCCTCAAGCAGCTGCCGCGGCACCGGCGGCCGCGCCGATCTCGGTCATTCTCGACCGGCAGCCGCTGAAGCTCGCCGTTCCGCCGGTGATCATTCGAGGGAACTTAATGTTTCCGGCCAAAGCGGTCTTCGATGCATTAGGCATTCGCTTTCAAATGGGCGCCGGCGGTCTAGTCGCCGTCAATGGCTCCACTCGCGTGGAGGGCAAGCTGAATTCGAATAAAGCGGTCAAAGGCAAGCAGACCTTCCAGCTGTCCTCGGCGCCGGTCATTCAGGATGGGCGCACCTATGTAGCCGCAAAGTTCGTCTCGCTGGTGCTGGACAAGGATGTCTTCTATAACAGCGCCAAGAAACAGGTGACGATCGGCTACACGGAAGCGCAAATGGCAGGCTTTCAAAGGCTGCTCTTCGAAGCTGCCCGAAGCGGCGACGTCGCCACGCTGGAAGTTATGATCAGCCGCGGCGTTGACGTGAATAAGAAGCTGTTTTCTATTTTCCTCGACAATACGGCGCTGGACTACGCGATATTGTTTGACCATGCGGACGCGGCGAGGGTGCTGCTTGAGCATGGCGCGACGTATGACCATCAGCGCGTATTTCAGGTACTTCTCCATCGGAACGAGCGACTTATGGACGTGCTGCTGGCGCATGGACTTAATCCCAACATGCCGCTGGACAACTTAAGCGGATCGCTGCTGGCTGTGGCGTGCGGCAATATTTGGAGCATGAATCCTGACAACTCCGTTACGATCATCCATCCAAGCGTACCAATCGTCACTCTTCTGCTCGATCACGGCGGGGACCCGTCACAGGATAATTCGCTCTCCAATGCCGTCCAAGCGAGCAGCTATGAGGTCATACAATTATTGCTTCAGCATGGGGCTGAACCCTACAGGAAGGATTCCTTGGGGAATACGCCGTATGAGAAGGCGCGATGGGGAGGAATTAGCAGCTGGCTCACGCTCGGTGCGAATCCGAACATTCCGCATCTATCCATTCTGGATGCTAAAGGCAAAATCATTACGGATGGAAGCATTTCGCTTCAAGCGGTTAATCAAACGGACTTTAATACCTACTTCTATCGCTGGTCAGGCGAGACTGCCTATCTGGAAGTCCCGGATGGTGATTATAAGCTGCTAAATGTTGCGCGATGGGGATCCTCCTACTTGTTCGCGGATACGGTTATTCATATTGAACAAGGTAAAACCACAGAGCCCGCCATTCAGCTTCCTGAAGCCAATGTTACGTTTACGATCGATAATGCCGGTGCCGATCAGAAGAGCGGCTTCATTGACGTCCAAAATGAGAAGGGCACGATGTCGACGGGCGTAGAGGTCGCGGACGGGCAGTTCGGCTTATCCCTCCCACCGGGAACCTACAAGCTGGGCAGATATAGGCTTCAGCAAACGGAGTATGAGCTGATAGGCGACACGACGATAACGGTTTCGGAGGACGGGGAGCAGCAGAAGCTTACCGTCAATATACCTTAG
- a CDS encoding acyl-CoA thioesterase — protein MEPKYIKETRCFKVSRVFPTDVNNHNTLFGGKLMSYIDDIASISVSKLCRVSAVTASTDSVDFLLPIRPSDSVSLESFITHTGTSSMEVFVKVICEDMKTGERKIAATAFQTFVALDENNHPTPVPQVIPETEEERKLFETADSRTEMRKHRREESKKFADYLLTKYPWE, from the coding sequence GTGGAACCGAAATACATCAAAGAGACGCGCTGCTTCAAAGTTTCCCGTGTTTTTCCAACCGATGTCAACAATCACAATACACTGTTCGGCGGCAAGCTGATGTCATATATCGACGACATCGCCTCGATCTCCGTATCCAAGCTGTGCCGGGTGTCCGCCGTTACGGCGTCGACGGACTCCGTCGACTTTCTCCTCCCCATTCGGCCAAGCGATTCCGTCTCGCTGGAGTCCTTCATCACGCACACAGGCACGAGCTCCATGGAGGTGTTCGTGAAGGTCATCTGCGAAGACATGAAGACCGGCGAACGCAAAATCGCGGCAACGGCGTTCCAAACCTTCGTTGCGCTCGACGAGAATAATCACCCGACGCCCGTGCCTCAGGTCATTCCGGAGACGGAAGAGGAGCGTAAGCTGTTCGAAACGGCGGATTCCCGGACGGAGATGCGGAAGCACCGCAGGGAAGAAAGCAAGAAGTTTGCCGACTATCTGCTAACGAAGTATCCGTGGGAATAG